The following proteins are encoded in a genomic region of Candidatus Thermoplasmatota archaeon:
- the larE gene encoding ATP-dependent sacrificial sulfur transferase LarE, protein MDKLRFLKELIKARKNLLVAFSGGVDSTLVAKVAYDALGTNALAVTADSCTLSRKELELAKKTAKEIGISHKIIKFSELENKEFARNPVNRCYYCRKELALQLKKIAKQEEIENIADGVNSSDLKEHRPGIKAANEQNIWHPLVEAKIGKEDVRALAKRLKLSVSTKPSNACLASRIPYNEGITEQKLKRIEKAEEYLKKFGFAQVRVRAHENIARIEVESKDIDKIINPKVMAKIIKKLKQLGFVYITLDLEGYRAGSMDEVLKKNY, encoded by the coding sequence ATGGATAAACTAAGATTTTTAAAAGAGCTTATCAAAGCTAGAAAAAATCTATTAGTTGCTTTTTCAGGAGGTGTAGATAGCACTTTAGTTGCAAAAGTAGCTTACGATGCGCTCGGTACCAATGCGCTCGCAGTTACTGCAGATTCTTGCACACTTTCTAGAAAAGAGTTAGAGTTAGCAAAGAAAACAGCAAAGGAAATAGGTATAAGCCATAAAATAATAAAATTTTCAGAGCTTGAGAACAAAGAATTTGCAAGAAATCCTGTTAATAGATGCTATTACTGTAGGAAAGAATTGGCATTACAGCTCAAAAAGATAGCAAAACAAGAGGAAATAGAAAACATTGCAGACGGCGTAAATAGCTCAGACCTAAAGGAGCACAGACCTGGCATTAAAGCTGCAAATGAACAAAACATATGGCATCCTTTAGTAGAAGCAAAGATAGGGAAAGAGGATGTTAGAGCGCTTGCAAAAAGATTAAAGCTTTCTGTTTCTACAAAGCCAAGCAATGCATGCCTTGCTTCAAGAATACCTTACAACGAAGGAATAACTGAGCAGAAACTCAAAAGAATAGAGAAGGCAGAAGAATATTTGAAAAAATTTGGATTTGCGCAAGTTAGAGTAAGAGCTCATGAAAATATTGCAAGAATAGAAGTTGAAAGTAAAGATATTGATAAAATTATCAATCCAAAAGTAATGGCGAAGATAATTAAAAAGCTAAAGCAGCTCGGCTTTGTTTATATCACTTTGGATTTGGAAGGCTACAGAGCAGGCAGCATGGACGAAGTACTAAAAAAGAACTATTGA
- a CDS encoding S-adenosyl-l-methionine hydroxide adenosyltransferase family protein, producing MITLTTDIGWEYAAQMKGVILSINPKVRIVDISHSITPQNILEGAFVLYTAIPRFPKAIHIAIVDPGVGTERRGLIVVCKNSILVGPDNGLLIPCANKLGLKKVCWITNKKYCLKKISNIFHGRDIFAPVAAYLSLGIKPSEIGIQIKDYKKLDFGEPKETREKIEGKIIFIDRFGNLITNIPSEKITKIFKYGDRIQLRINNKTLTPKFLRSYGYSKEHEILATISSSDLLEVSYNKGRANDVLGIAINDKITLLKK from the coding sequence ATGATTACTCTTACAACAGATATAGGCTGGGAATATGCAGCTCAAATGAAAGGTGTAATTTTATCTATAAATCCCAAAGTTAGAATTGTAGATATTTCACATAGCATTACACCGCAAAATATACTTGAAGGAGCTTTTGTACTTTATACAGCTATACCAAGATTTCCAAAAGCAATTCATATTGCAATAGTAGATCCTGGCGTGGGTACAGAAAGAAGGGGCTTGATAGTAGTTTGTAAGAACAGTATTTTAGTAGGGCCTGATAACGGCTTGCTCATTCCTTGCGCTAATAAGCTAGGGTTGAAAAAAGTTTGTTGGATTACAAACAAAAAATATTGTTTGAAAAAAATATCGAATATTTTTCACGGACGCGATATATTTGCGCCAGTAGCTGCGTATTTATCTTTAGGTATAAAGCCTTCAGAAATAGGCATTCAGATAAAAGATTACAAAAAGCTAGATTTTGGCGAACCTAAAGAGACGAGGGAAAAAATCGAAGGTAAAATTATATTTATAGATAGGTTTGGTAATCTAATTACAAATATTCCAAGCGAGAAAATTACTAAAATATTCAAGTATGGTGATAGAATACAGTTAAGAATAAACAACAAAACGCTTACTCCTAAATTCCTAAGAAGCTACGGCTATTCAAAAGAGCACGAAATTTTAGCAACAATATCGAGCTCTGATTTGCTAGAGGTCTCTTATAATAAAGGTAGGGCAAACGACGTTCTGGGAATAGCAATAAATGACAAAATCACTTTATTGAAAAAGTAA